In Hypanus sabinus isolate sHypSab1 chromosome 17, sHypSab1.hap1, whole genome shotgun sequence, the following proteins share a genomic window:
- the gas8 gene encoding dynein regulatory complex subunit 4: MAPKKKKGKAGKKAKTAAVIDGISTEDMSKEQLEEHIVRLREELDREREERNYFQLERDKIHTFWEITKRQLEEKKSELRNKDREMEDAEERHQVEIKVYKQKVKHLLYEHQNNLAEVKIENTVALKLDQKEHHDQERHLVNDMRNLKLELREQELSNENMVKTLKLKNDEEITRLWSDFEKQIEDIEAKYQKKMDMLREEMELKRKTEIHEIEERKNSQINALMKNHEKAFSDIKNYYNDITLNNLALINSLKEQVEEMKAKEERMGNEMADLRIQNKHLTEPLQKAREEVARLTKLLANYEKDKGFLTLARAKLKMMDKEMKQFRWEYEVLEQRFCKVQEERDQLYKKFEKAIQEVQQKTGLKNIILEQKLNALSDCLEKKEAQLNEVLAASNLDPTALTMITRKLEDVLDSKNNVIKDLQYELARVCKAHNDLLRTYESKLTAFGIPLEELGFKPLETALCGQTIGQGPAGLVASGS; the protein is encoded by the exons ATG GCACCAAAGAAGAAAAAGGGGAAAGCTGGCAAGAAAGCAAAAACAGCAGCTGTGATCGATGGCATTTCCACAGAGGATATGTCTAAGGAGCAG TTGGAAGAACATATTGTTCGGCTACGTGAAGAACTTGACAGGGAACGAGAAGAACGGAATTACTTTCAGCTTGAACGTGATAAAATCCATACATTTTGGGAGATCACAAAACGGCAGCTGGAGGAGAAGAAGTCAGAATTAAGAAACAAAGACCGAGAAATGGAGGATGCAGAGGAACGGCATCAGGTGGAAATTAAG GTCTACAAGCAAAAAGTCAAACATCTGTTATATGAACACCAGAATAATCTTGCTGAGGTGAAGATAGAAAATACAGTGGCCCTGAAACTGGATCAAAAGGAGCATCATGATCAGGAACGTCATTTAGTAAATGATATGAGAAATCTAAAGCTAGAACTGAGGGAACAGGAACTCTCTAATGAAAACATGGTGAAAACCTTGAAGCTG AAAAATGATGAAGAAATTACAAGATTGTGGAGTGACTTTGAGAAACAAATAGAAG ATATCGAAGCCAAGTATCAGAAGAAGATGGACATGCTGCGTGAAGAGATGGAattgaaaagaaaaacagaaattcaTGAAATTGAAGAGAGAAAGAATAGTCAGATCAATGCATTGATGAAAAATCATGAAAAAGCTTTCAGTGATATTAAAAATTACTACAATGACATCACTCTTAACAACTTGGCACTCATTAATTCATTGAAG GAAcaagtagaagaaatgaaagcaaaAGAAGAACGAATGGGGAATGAAATGGCAGACCTTCGCATTCAGAACAAACATCTGACAGAGCCACTTCAGAAGGCACGGGAAGAGGTGGCAAGACTTACTAAACTTTTGGCTAATTATGAGAAGGATAAAGGTTTCCTTACA CTAGCTAGAGCAAAGCTTAAAATGATGGATAAAGAAATGAAGCAATTCAGGTGGGAATATGAAGTACTGGAGCAGCGTTTTTGCAAG GTTCAAGAAGAGCGAGATCAGCTGTACAAGAAGTTTGAAAAAGCCATTCAGGAGGTTCAGCAGAAGACGGGTTTGAAGAATATTATTCTTGAACAAAAACTTAATGCGCTGTCAGACTGCTTGGAGAAAAAGGAAGCACAACTGAACGAGGTGCTTGCTGCTTCCAACCTTGACCCAACTGCACTCACTATGATCACTCGCAAACTGGAG GATGTTCTGGACTCTAAGAACAATGTAATCAAAGACTTACAGTATGAATTGGCTCGTGTTTGTAAG GCTCACAATGACTTGCTGCGAACATATGAGTCAAAACTTACTGCATTCGGAATTCCACTAGAGGAGCTTGGATTCAAACCCCTGGAAACTGCCTTGTGTGGCCAGACTATTGGTCAGGGTCCAGCTGGGCTGGTCGCTTCTGGGTCATAA